One Plasmodium vivax scf_7220 genomic scaffold, whole genome shotgun sequence DNA segment encodes these proteins:
- a CDS encoding variable surface protein Vir6, putative (encoded by transcript PVX_121345A), whose amino-acid sequence MGTSQKEHWYIDYNDYFKVLDKHKSTIIYPYEEHYLDNIMPFLRTKIHDLNKNEDIIKKYFRLLRNDQIFSYSALKKNYCKYINIWLNKEYRDNNHHKRIPNFDFFKTFISKLNYEIYKNKTTTCENYINHLDTETISKIDFLHSLYEEYNKIKSPRITDLNNTCSKIDLLAKNYRESIYKYYDKDKDLYNKLEKIKELIDKITGNDNSPCKKKIYFTKPTELEHILEEQARTEAEEREKEIRQKEAARKAEEEAKKLQTEKDLEQQKLLQPKNLLTTSRDNQLQELHHDKGHFHSTSYREQLPELVTSRLPRPTQSFESFVRQESSTGSLLEEDLTKEDMGQGEILYEQRGRDKTRSGTFLGSLGFPGYITEVLGSVDPVPVVGVSGGMGALFLLFRYTPVGAFFRGGRGRVHRIPRSFNGQFLGGFPGYEDYEGGYIGYGPMNPLAE is encoded by the exons ATGGGAACTAGTCAAAAAGAACATTGg TATATTGACTATAATGATTACTTTAAAGTATTAGATAAGCATAAAAGTACTATTATCTATCCTTATGAAGAACATTACCTTGATAATATCATGCCTTTTTTACGCACTAAAATCCATGACCTGAATAAGAATGAAGAtattattaagaaatattttagaCTTTTAAGAAATgatcaaattttttcttactcagctctgaaaaaaaattattgtaaatatattaacatatggCTAAATAAGGAATACAGGGATAATAATCACCATAAAAGAATACcaaattttgatttttttaagacaTTTATaagtaaattaaattatgaaatatataaaaataaaactactacatgtgaaaattatataaatcatttaGATACGGAAACAATTAGTAAAATTGACTTTTTACATAGTTTATATgaagaatataataaaattaaatctCCCAGAATAACGgatttaaataatacatgTAGCAAAATTGATCTTCTAGCTAAAAATTATCGTGAatctatatataaatattatgataaagataaagatttatataataaattagaaAAGATTAAAGAACTAATTGATAAAATAACAGGAAATGATAATTCTCCTTGTAAAAAGAAGATATATTTCACAAAACCGACAGAACTTGAACACATCCTAGAAGAACAAGCACGGACGGAGGCTGAGGAACGTGAAAAAGAGATACGTCAAAAGGAAGCAGCCAGGAAggcggaggaagaagcgaaaaaactGCAGACAGAAAAAGATCTCGaacaacaaaaattattacagcctaaaaatttattaacaaCATCACGCGATAATCAGTTACAGGAATTGCATCATGACAAGGGGCATTTCCATTCCACTAGTTATCGAGAACAATTACCAGAATTAGTAACTTCCCGATTACCGAGACCTACACAAAGTTTTGAATCTTTCGTAAGGCAAGAATCATCAACAGGATCGTTATTGGAGGAAGATCTTACAAAAGAAGATATGGGACAAGGAGAAATACTTTATGAACAACGAGGTAGAGATAAAACAAGATCTGGTACATTTTTGGGCTCATTAGGATTTCCAGGTTATATTACTGAAGTTTTAGGTTCTGTTGATCCAGTACCAGTTGttggtgtatctggtggaatgggtgctttatttttactttttagg taTACACCTGTTGGAGCCTTCtttagaggaggaagaggacgcgTACATAGAATTCCCCGTAGTTTCAATGGACAATTCTTAGGAGGATTTCCAGGATATGAAGATTATGAAGGTGGGTATATCGGATATGGTCCAATGAATCCTCTAGCGGAATAG